From Mauremys mutica isolate MM-2020 ecotype Southern chromosome 15, ASM2049712v1, whole genome shotgun sequence, one genomic window encodes:
- the PPP6R1 gene encoding serine/threonine-protein phosphatase 6 regulatory subunit 1 isoform X4 — MFWKFDLHSSSHIETLLERADLTLRELLDEDDVLQECKVVNRRLLDFLVQPQHMEALVTCVTEEPPAELDERLRYKYPSVSCEILTSDVSPITDALGEDEGLLRRLYGFLQGHGVLNPLLASFFSKVMGILINRKTDQIVAFLRKKDDFVSLLLRHIGTSAIMDLLLRLLTCVEQPVLRQDVFNWLNEEKIVQRLIEMIHPSKDDNQHSNASQSLCDIIRLSREQMMQIQDSPEPDQLLATLEKQETVEQLLGNMLAGERDESVIVSGIQVLLTLLEPRRARSEAGGMGSFYCPLEGQLELGPLGSDGSACQASPSTLLALRGYLRDFHQLLIDPPKRPALQMTWGLLDPPLGNTRLQVVKLLGSSLGAGDTGLQEELLGLDALNTMLDLYFKYTYNNFLHAQLEACLSTLLRAGAPPEDSQPPPDSPVVKHLLQKCRLVQRILSAWEENEQTQAAGGRRRGYMGHLTRIANALVQSSEKGPHVALVGQLLKELPEEEQEQWEKFVSGPLAETNKKNVVDLVNMHNLHSSSDDEENDLKEFNFPQEAVLQQAFVDYQMQQVTSAFIDHFGFNDEEFGEQEESVNAPFDRTGSLSFSLSADDDSPNSNLFEVCYKERIQQFDDDDSDGEDAWQEKELGYSGGGPQPAGPSRSCGSTDSEGSRDSEEEEDAGGGEEGGGGGGGEAEGASPDPEPAEAPARPPPSGGVDTGVAVWDRPGSDASRPPTEGSWALFSETPSAQTSLSDAPSGSAQGPHPQEPTSSNVSSGGAAPPEPPRAGSPCESSDLALNGQSAPPPGPAAARPNTEGAPLSTSDGPQRLPGAAAAPKAENGAPQRQQQPAAR, encoded by the exons ATGTTCTGGAAGTTCGACCTGCACTCCAGCTCGCACATCGAGACGCTGCTGGAGCGAGCCGACCTGACGCTGCGCGAGCTGCTGGACGAGGACGATGTGCTGCAGGAGTGCAAGGTGGTGAACCGCCGGCTGCTGGACTTCCTGGTGCAGCCGCAGCACATGGAGGCGCTGGTGACCTGCGTGACCGAGGAGCCCCCCGCCGAGCTGGACGAGCGGCTGCGCTACaa GTACCCCAGCGTGTCGTGCGAGATCCTGACGTCAGACGTGAGCCCGATCACGGATGCGCTGGGCGAGGACGAGGGGCTGCTGCGGCGTCTCTACGGCTTCCTGCAGGGCCACGGGGTCCTGAACCCGCTGCTGGCCAGCTTCTTCAGCAAGGTCATGGGCATCCTCATCAACCGCAAGACAGATCAG ATTGTGGCCTTCCTGCGCAAGAAGGACGATTTCGTGAGCCTGCTGCTGCGGCACATCGGCACCTCGGCCATCATGGACCTGCTGCTGCGCCTGCTGACCTGCGTGGAGCAGCCGGTGCTGCGCCAGGACGTCTTCAAT TGGCTGAACGAGGAGAAGATCGTGCAGAGACTGATCGAGATGATTCACCCCTCGAAAGACGACAAT caacaTTCCAACGCCTCCCAGTCCCTGTGTGACATCATCCGACTGAGCCGGGAGCAGATGATGCAGATCCAGGACAGCCCCGAACCCGACCAGCTGCTGGCCACGCTGGAGAA GCAGGAGACggtggagcagctgctggggaacATGCTGGCGGGCGAGCGGGACGAGTCCGTCATCGTCAGCGGGATCCAGGTGCTACTGACGCTGCTGGAGCCGCGCCGAGCCAG GTCCGAGGCCGGGGGGATGGGCAGCTTTTACTGCCCCCTGGAAgggcagctggagctggggcctCTGGGCTCGGACGGCAGCGCCTGCCAGGccagccccagcaccctcctGGCCCTCAGAGGTTACCTCCGGGACTTCCACCAGCTGCTGATCGACCCCCCGAAG cgccCGGCCCTGCAGATGACGTGGGGGCTGCTGGACCCGCCGCTGGGGAACACGCGGCTGCAGGTGGTGAAGCTGCTGGGCAGCTCGCTGGGCGCGGGGGACACggggctgcaggaggagctgcTGGGCCTGGACGCCCTCAACACCATGCTG GACCTGTATTTCAAATACACCTACAACAATTTCCTGCACGCCCAGCTGGAGGCGTGTCTGAGCACCCTGCTGCGGGCCGGCGCCCCCCCCGAGGACTCGCAGCCCCCCCCAGACAGCCCCGTCGTCAAGCAT ctgctgcagaaatGCCGCCTGGTGCAACGAATCCTGTCGGCCTGGGAGGAGAACGAGCAGACGCA GGCGGCCGGAGGCCGGCGGAGGGGCTACATGGGCCATCTGACGCGCATCGCCAACGCCCTCGTGCAGAGCTCCGAGAAGGGCCCTCACGTCGCCCTCGTGGGGCAGCTGCTGAAAG AGCTGCcggaggaggagcaggaacagTGGGAGAAATTCGTCTCGGGGCCCCTGGCAGAGACCAACAAGAAAAACGTGGTGGATCTG GTGAACATGCACAATCTGCACTCGTCCAGCGACGACGAGGAAAACGACCTGAAGGAGTTCAACTTCCCCCAGGAGGCTGTGCTGCAGCAG GCCTTCGTGGATTACCAGATGCAGCAGGTGACCTCGGCCTTCATCGACCACTTCGGCTTCAACGACGAGGAATTcggggagcaggaggagagcgTCAA TGCCCCCTTCGACAGGACGGGCAGCCTGAGCTTCTCGCTGAGCGCCGACGATGACAGT cccaactCCAACCTCTTTGAAGTCTGCTACAAGGAGCGGATCCAGCAGTTTGACGACGACGACTCGGACGGGGAGGACGCCTGGCAGGAGAAGGAGCTGGGCTACTCCGGGGGGGGCCCGCAGCCCGCAGGACCCAG CAGGAGCTGCGGCAGCACGGACAGCGAGGGCAGCCGGGActcggaggaggaggaagacgcGGGCGGGGGCGAGGAGGGCGGAGGCGGTGGCGGCGGCGAGGCCGAGG GGGCCAGCCCTGACCCGGAGCCTGCCGAGGCCCCCGCTcggcccccccccagcggcggggtGGACACTGGAGTGGCCGTGTGGGACAGGCCCGGCTCGGACGCCTCCCGCCCCCCCACGGAAGGGAGCTGGGCCCTGTTTTCAGAGACGCCCTCAGCGCAGACCAG CCTGTCAGATGCCCCGTCAGGCTCTGCCCAGGGACCCCACCCTCAGGAACCGACAAGCAGCAATGTATCTTCAGGGGGAG